The following coding sequences are from one Pigmentibacter ruber window:
- a CDS encoding glycosyltransferase family 2 protein gives MVINQLDFELVIPAYNESRSLAPLISKVVSSAKKSGFNPDNFQLIIVENGSLDDSCKVLEHLMQTEYKDWFRVVTVKSNNGYGFGVWKGLITTTAKFVGWSHADLQCDPDDAFRAYSLAKDSYSSLTLVKGIRSGRDWKSVLVSRIFEFMVYLIVGLKMNEINAQPKVFSRMLLKLVADPPVGFSFDLYILYNAIKYGYEVKEIPVKFPDRQFGVSSWASNFFSRYKTILIAIKYMFVLAHTEGRVKKSIKLNN, from the coding sequence ATGGTGATAAATCAATTAGATTTTGAATTGGTAATTCCTGCATATAATGAGTCTAGATCTTTGGCGCCATTAATCTCTAAGGTCGTTTCTTCTGCCAAAAAATCGGGTTTTAATCCGGATAATTTTCAATTAATAATAGTAGAAAATGGAAGTTTAGATGATTCCTGTAAGGTTTTAGAACATCTTATGCAAACTGAATACAAAGATTGGTTTCGTGTGGTTACTGTCAAGTCTAATAATGGATATGGGTTTGGAGTTTGGAAAGGTTTAATAACTACTACCGCAAAATTTGTTGGCTGGTCTCATGCAGATTTGCAATGTGACCCTGACGATGCTTTTCGAGCATATAGCTTAGCAAAAGACTCTTATTCATCTTTAACATTGGTAAAAGGAATAAGAAGTGGAAGGGATTGGAAAAGTGTCTTGGTGAGTAGAATTTTTGAATTCATGGTTTATCTAATTGTGGGATTAAAAATGAATGAGATAAATGCTCAGCCAAAAGTTTTTTCCAGGATGTTATTAAAACTAGTCGCAGATCCGCCTGTTGGTTTTTCATTTGATCTTTATATTTTATATAATGCGATAAAATATGGTTATGAAGTAAAAGAAATACCTGTAAAGTTTCCTGACCGTCAATTTGGTGTCTCTAGTTGGGCATCTAATTTTTTTAGCCGTTATAAGACTATTCTAATAGCAATAAAATATATGTTTGTTCTAGCTCATACTGAAGGTAGAGTAAAGAAATCGATTAAACTTAATAATTAA